GGCTATTTTATTAACCTTGGAAATTGCCAGAAGAGTAGTAGGCTCTGCTCTTCCAATAGTTGCTATTGTGTTTTTAGCTTATGCATATTTTGGTCCAAATTTACCAGGACTTTTAGCCCATAGAGGGTTCTCTATAGAGAGAATAGTATCTCATATGTATTTGGGACTTGAAGGGATTATGGGTATTCCTTTAGGTGTATCTTCAACATTTGTATTTTTGTTTATATTATTTGGTTCGGTGCTCGATAAGACTGGCGTAGGTAAATTCTTCATAGATATAGCTTATGCAATGACTGGTCATTTTAAGAGTGGTCCTGCAATGACAGCAGTAGTAGCAAGTGGATTTATGGGCTCAATATCAGGAAGTTCTGTTGCAAATACAGTGACTACTGGAGCGTTTACCATTCCACTGATGAAAAAAACTGGTTATAAACCTTATTTTGCTGGAGCTGTTGAAGCTGCTGCTTCCACAGGAGGACAAATAATGCCACCAGTTATGGGTGCAGCAGCATTTATTATGGCTGAATTTACTGCTATACCATATAATAAGATAATAATAGCAGCAGCTATACCAGCATTGCTTTATTATTTTGGTGTAGGTACAATGGTACATCTAGAAGCTTCTAAATTGGGGTTAAAAGGACTACCTAGAGAAGAGCTTCCTAATGCAGGTAAGATTATGAGAAAAGATGGATATATGATATTACCTTTAGTAATAATAGTATTCTTCTTACTATCTGGTTATACACCACTAAAGTCTGCATTCTATGCAATTTTATTTAGTATAGCCATAGGATTGATAGCTTCATTTGCAAAGAGAGATAAATCCTTTGGACTTAAAGAAATACTATCAGCATTAGAAGCTGGAGCAAAGGGTGCTGTTGGAGTAGCTTGTGCTTGTGCTTGTGCTGGTATGATAGTTGGTGTAGTTACTCTAACCGGTTTAGGACTAAGAATTGCAGAGTTAATTGTAAGTGTAGCTGGCGGAAATCTAATTTTAACATTATTCTTCACTATGGTAGCATCTATAATTCTTGGTATGGGATTACCTACTACTGCTAAGTATATAGTATTAGCTACTATGGCGGTTCCAGCACTTACAAAGCTTAATGTAAATCTTATGGCGGCACATTTATTTATCTTATATTTTGGCGTAGTAGCTGATATTACTCCACCAGTAGCTTTAGCTTCTTATGCAGGTGCTGGTATAGCAGGAGCTAGTCCAATGAAAACTGGATTTCAGGCAGTTAAGTTAGCATTGGCAGCCTTTATAGTTCCTTACATATTTGCAATAGATCCAACATTAATTTTAGTTAAGGAAATCGTAGGCACAGATATACAATTTGTATCAGTATTTGCTGCTTTGCCTATAATACTATCTGCTATGCTGGGTATTGTCTGCTTAGGTAGTGCTATTGAGGGATACCTAATAGATCATTCAAAAGTTTATGAAAGAATACCATTAGGTATTGCCGCCCTATTATTACTAAAGCCAGGAACAGTATCAGATATTATAGGTTTAGTAGTATTAATTGGAGTATACTTTTTACAAAAACAAAGAATAAAAAATAAAGAAGCTGCAGCATAAAAGTTAAAGGAGCTATATTAGCTCCTTAACTTTTTTTGATGCTATTTAAGTATCTATAGATCGTAGCTTCTGAACTATGTAAAAGTTTTGCGACAATTTGTACACTATCCTTTAATCTAAATAGACCTTTGTCATCTAAGGCTTTAACTATCTCCAGTTTTTCATCCTTTGTTAATCTATCTGGCGGTATGGGGCTTCCTTGGAGAATTGTGTCAATAGTCGCTCTTGCAACCTCCTGAATACTAGAACCTGATATATCAGATTCTGTAGATGGTATTATTTCATCAATGGCTTCAAAACTACTTCTGCCGATTAAATCATGAGGGTGACATAATTCCATAATTTGTTTGCTAATATCACTATACTTAGAATCATCAAAATTGATACAAAGAATACCTATTAATTCATTATTATCCTTGATATATAACGTTGAGGACCTTAGAAGTTTATTGGTTATACTTGATACCGTATTAAAATTGGATTCAAAATCCATGCTTAAGTATTCCTTTTTCTCTATAACCTGAGCACTCTTAGAAGTAATTGGAGATCCTAATCCCCTGCCTGTAATATGACCATTAGCTATGGCAATAATAGAATTTTCGTTGTCTCTTACATCGTGTAAGGCAATTTCATAATCAGGTCCTAATGTTTGACCTAAAAATTCAACTAATTTAATATACTGATTAAGAATATTCATTATCTATTCCTCCTACATTAAAACGTAAATATAGTATAAATGATATATAAAAATAATACAAATAAAATATCTAGATGATAAAATATTATCATTATGATAAAAATCATAGCAGACAACTTGCAGTTTTAGAAGAATACAATACAAAATAATAATAAACAATTTCTATTGTTGAAAAATAATTATTAATGTGCTATTATTATGTTAATAAAATAATAAAGGGGGAGTTGTTAATGGCAGTAAAATATATACCAGAACCATTTAGAATTAAAATGGTTGAAACCATAAAGATTCTTAATCGTGAAGAAAGGGAAGAAAAGATTAAAGAAGCTAAATATAATCTTTTTAATCTTAAGGGGGAAGACGTTTACATTGACTTATTGACTGATAGTGGGACAAATGCCATGAGCTCAGAACAATGGGCAGGTGTAATGCGTGGGGATGAAGCTTATGCAGGAGCTAAGAGTTACTATAATCTTATAGAAGCTGGTAAAGATATCTTTGGATACGAAATTATTCAACCTGTTCACCAAGGTCGTGCAGCGGAAAAAGTTCTATTTCCTCTTTTATTAAATAAAGGTAAGTATGCAATATCAAATATGTTCTTTGATACTACTAGAGCTCATGTTGAATTAGCTGGTGCAAGAGCTATAGATTGTGTAGTAGAAGAAGCTAAAGATCCTAGTATTAGAGCACCTTTTAAAGGAAATATGGATGTTGAAAAATTAGAAGAGACTATTAATGAATTAGGTAAGGAAAATGTAGGATTAGTTGTAATGACTATAACTAATAACTCAGCTGGTGGACAACCAGTATCTATTCAAAATATGAGAGACGTTGCTGCACTTTGTAAGAAGTATGGTATTCCACTAAATATAGATGCTGCTAGATTTTCTGAAAATGCTTACTTTATCAAACAAAGAGAAGAAGAGTTTAAAAACACAAGCATCAAGGATATTACAAAGGAAATGTTCAGCTACGCAGATACATTTACAATGAGTGCGAAGAAAGATGCTATTGTAAACATGGGTGGACTTATAGGAATAAAAGATAATGAAGAACTATATTTGAAAGTGAAAGCAAATTGTATTTCATTTGAAGGTTTTACAACATACGGTGGACTTGCAGGAAGAGATTTAGAAGCTTTATCAATAGGTCTTTATGAAGGACAAGATGAAGACTTCTTAAAATATAGAATAGGTCAATTAGAGTACTTGGCAGCGCGTTTAGATGAAGCAGGTATAGCATATCAGTCACCTGTTGGAGGACATGGATTATTTGTAGATGCAAAAGCATTATTACCACATATTCCATATAATGAGTTCCCAGGACAGGCATTAGCTGTTGAATTATATAGAGAAGCAGGAATTAGAACTTGCGATATAGGTTCATATATGTTAGGTAACGACCCTGATACAGGAGAACAATTAAAAGCAGATTTTGAATTTACAAGACTTGCAATTCCTAGAAGAGTTTATACTCAAGCTCATTTCGATGTAATGGCTGATGCTTTAATTGCTATTAAGGAAAGAGCTAGTAGCGTTAAGGGCTATAGGGTTGTTTGGGAACCGCCAATTTTACGTCATTTCCAAGCACATCTTGAGCCATTAAAGTAAAGTTATTTTTAATCATCACCTTTGTTTAACTTTGATTATTAGGACATAGATTCAATAGGATTAAACCCTATTGAATCCTGTCTTAATTAAAACGAGTTAAAAGATACCTCGTTGCAGTGGTGTGATGAAATTGCTACGCAATTTCTTCAGATACTTAAAACAAAAAATTAGTGAGGTGAAACTGATGAATGACAAGAATGTTGTAAATCTTGAAACCCAGGAGCGTGATTCTTTTAGCAACAAGTTTGGGTTTATCCTTGCATGCGTAGGGTCAGCAGTTGGAATGGGAAATATCTGGCTATTCCCTTATAGAGTAGGACAATTTGGTGGATTTGCTTTCCTTATACCATATTGGATTTGGGTAATATTATTAGGTTTTTCAGGTGTAATAGGAGAAATGTCATTTGGTAGAGCAATGCAATCAGGACCTTTAGGTGCTTGCAAGAAGGCAATGGAGAGACGTGGAAAGAAAAATGGAGATTTAATAGGCCTTATACCTGTTATTGGATCCCTTGGAATAGGAATTGGTTATGCAGTAGTTGTTGGTTGGATTATTCGATTCTTAGTTGGGTCCATTACAGGAGCAATGATAAGTGCTCCAGACAGTGGAGCATATTTTGGTGAAATAGCAGGTCCATTTGGCAGTGTACCATGGCATTTAATCGCATTAATACTTACGTTTATAATAATGAATGCTGGTATATCAGAGGGTATTGAAAAAGTCAATAAAGTAATGATGCCATTATTCTTTATTTTATTTTTAATACTTGCAGTAAGAGTAGCGTTTTTACCAGATGCACAATCTGGATATCAGTTTATGTTCAATGCAGATTGGTCTGCTTTAAAGAATCCTAGGGCTTGGATTTATGCCTTAGGGCAAGCGTTTTTCTCACTTTCACTTGCTGGATCAGGTACAGTTGTTTATGGAAGTTATTTGAAGAATGATATAGATGTTATAAACTCAGCAAAATATATAGCGGTATTTGATACAATAGCAGCAATGATAGCTTCTTTAGTTATACTACCAGCAGTATTTGCATTTAGAATGGATCCAGGTGCTGGACCCCCACTAATGTTTATAACAATGCCTGAAATATTTAAACAAATGCCAGGAGGCTCATTATTTGCAACTATCTTCTTTGTAGCTGTATTCTTTGCAGGTATTACATCATTAATTAATTTGTTTGAAACACCAATAGAGGCTCTACAATCAAGATTTAACTTTTCAAGATTAAAGGCAGTAGCTACGATTGCAGTAATTGCAATTGGTGTAGGTATATTCATAGAAAGTGGAGATACAATTGGTGTATGGATGGATTTAGTTAGTATTTATATCATTCCATTAGGTGCAATAGTTGCTGCTGTAATGTTCTATTGGGTATGTGGAAAGGGATTTCCAACGGAACAGATCCAATTGGGACGAGAAAAAACTGTATGGCCTTGGATAGAACCTCTTGGTAAGTATGTATTCTGTGGAGTATCAATATTTGTATATATAATAGGTATTCTTCTTGGAGGAATAGGTTAAAAAGGAGCTTAGGCTCCTTTTTTTAATGACCTATTATAATATAGAAGAATAAGGTTAATATTAATACTATATATTTATTCTAGGATGTGTTTAAATGAAGAGAAAGCTAAATATAAAATTAATATCAATACTAATGCTAACAACACTTTTATTACTAGGTTGTACCAATAATGCTGCCTTAGGTACTGACTCCCTTTTAACTGAGGATTTTAATGATATTAATCCAGAGTCAATTAGTAGTTATAATATGGAGGTAATTTTAGATTCTGATAATAAACTATATACAGGAAAACAGATTACAACCTATGTAAATAATTCAGATAACATATTAAGTGAAATATATTTTCATATATATCCAAATGCTTATAAGACCTTAGAAAATGCACCTATATTATTTGATAGATTTAATAAGGACCTAATAAGTTATAAAGAAGGACATTTGGAAGTGCTTAGAGTTGTTATTAATGATCAAGACGTTGAATATTCAGTCATTGGTGAAGATGAGACCATATTAAAAGTAGAATTAGGTGAGTCTTTAAATCCAAGTCAAAGTATAGATATTCATATGGAATACAGTGGGAAATTACCTTCTTCAGGAGATAGATTTGGCTATGGTCAAAGGACGATGAATTTTGGAAATTGGTATCCTATAGCCTGTGTATATGATGAAGATAGATGGAATTTAGAACCTTATTATAAAATAGGAGATCCGTTTTATTCAGATGTTAGCAATTATAATGTTAGGATTATAACTGATAGTGATATAATAGTGGCATCAAGCGGCAATATATTATCAGAAAGGGTAGAAGAAAATAAAAGAGTTTATGATATTGAAGCAAATTTGATGAGGGATTTTGCCTGGGTTGCAAGTAAGGATTTTAAGATCAAAGAGGGAATAGTAGACGGAACAACAATAAAATTATATTATTTAGATGCGAAAAACACAATGATAAAACATAGTCTAAATGTAGGTATCAATGCTCTTAAAATCTATAATAAAATATTTGGTAAATATCCTTATAGTCACTGTAGCATAGTTATGACTGAGTTTCCATCTGGGATGGAATACCCTGGCATAGTATTTATAAACAATGATTATGTTATCTTTAATCAGAAAGATATGCTAGAGACTGTTATAGTACATGAAACAGCACATCAATGGTGGTATGGAATTGTAGGTAGTAATCAAATAGAAGAAGCATGGCTTGATGAAGCTTTGACAACGTATTCTGAGTATATTTATTATAAAGAAGCTTATGGTATTAGTAAGGGTGAAGATTATCTAACACGTAATATTCTTGACGGATATGAATATGGTAAGAGATACTTAGGAGAAGATACAAGGGTAAATAAACACCTTAGGGATTTTACAGGGTGGGATGACTATGGTATCCTTGTTTACAC
The DNA window shown above is from Tissierella sp. Yu-01 and carries:
- a CDS encoding TRAP transporter permease, translating into MSDRKNITESDVALDVDKLMEEYDKETSSLRKLTGTIGKIAAIIAIAMSCFHLFTAGFGTLLSAKQRSLHVIFAFVLGFIFYPGGKKSKKDRLSPLDYVFIALVLIVFGYLFMFNEQIALKAGSVSQVDLILGILAILLTLEIARRVVGSALPIVAIVFLAYAYFGPNLPGLLAHRGFSIERIVSHMYLGLEGIMGIPLGVSSTFVFLFILFGSVLDKTGVGKFFIDIAYAMTGHFKSGPAMTAVVASGFMGSISGSSVANTVTTGAFTIPLMKKTGYKPYFAGAVEAAASTGGQIMPPVMGAAAFIMAEFTAIPYNKIIIAAAIPALLYYFGVGTMVHLEASKLGLKGLPREELPNAGKIMRKDGYMILPLVIIVFFLLSGYTPLKSAFYAILFSIAIGLIASFAKRDKSFGLKEILSALEAGAKGAVGVACACACAGMIVGVVTLTGLGLRIAELIVSVAGGNLILTLFFTMVASIILGMGLPTTAKYIVLATMAVPALTKLNVNLMAAHLFILYFGVVADITPPVALASYAGAGIAGASPMKTGFQAVKLALAAFIVPYIFAIDPTLILVKEIVGTDIQFVSVFAALPIILSAMLGIVCLGSAIEGYLIDHSKVYERIPLGIAALLLLKPGTVSDIIGLVVLIGVYFLQKQRIKNKEAAA
- a CDS encoding tryptophanase — translated: MAVKYIPEPFRIKMVETIKILNREEREEKIKEAKYNLFNLKGEDVYIDLLTDSGTNAMSSEQWAGVMRGDEAYAGAKSYYNLIEAGKDIFGYEIIQPVHQGRAAEKVLFPLLLNKGKYAISNMFFDTTRAHVELAGARAIDCVVEEAKDPSIRAPFKGNMDVEKLEETINELGKENVGLVVMTITNNSAGGQPVSIQNMRDVAALCKKYGIPLNIDAARFSENAYFIKQREEEFKNTSIKDITKEMFSYADTFTMSAKKDAIVNMGGLIGIKDNEELYLKVKANCISFEGFTTYGGLAGRDLEALSIGLYEGQDEDFLKYRIGQLEYLAARLDEAGIAYQSPVGGHGLFVDAKALLPHIPYNEFPGQALAVELYREAGIRTCDIGSYMLGNDPDTGEQLKADFEFTRLAIPRRVYTQAHFDVMADALIAIKERASSVKGYRVVWEPPILRHFQAHLEPLK
- a CDS encoding M1 family metallopeptidase: MKRKLNIKLISILMLTTLLLLGCTNNAALGTDSLLTEDFNDINPESISSYNMEVILDSDNKLYTGKQITTYVNNSDNILSEIYFHIYPNAYKTLENAPILFDRFNKDLISYKEGHLEVLRVVINDQDVEYSVIGEDETILKVELGESLNPSQSIDIHMEYSGKLPSSGDRFGYGQRTMNFGNWYPIACVYDEDRWNLEPYYKIGDPFYSDVSNYNVRIITDSDIIVASSGNILSERVEENKRVYDIEANLMRDFAWVASKDFKIKEGIVDGTTIKLYYLDAKNTMIKHSLNVGINALKIYNKIFGKYPYSHCSIVMTEFPSGMEYPGIVFINNDYVIFNQKDMLETVIVHETAHQWWYGIVGSNQIEEAWLDEALTTYSEYIYYKEAYGISKGEDYLTRNILDGYEYGKRYLGEDTRVNKHLRDFTGWDDYGILVYTKGAMLFNEINKDYGEEVFYEILAEYFNKYKFKNATTEDLINICEDVTNDDLTNLVEKWIY
- a CDS encoding sodium-dependent transporter; its protein translation is MNDKNVVNLETQERDSFSNKFGFILACVGSAVGMGNIWLFPYRVGQFGGFAFLIPYWIWVILLGFSGVIGEMSFGRAMQSGPLGACKKAMERRGKKNGDLIGLIPVIGSLGIGIGYAVVVGWIIRFLVGSITGAMISAPDSGAYFGEIAGPFGSVPWHLIALILTFIIMNAGISEGIEKVNKVMMPLFFILFLILAVRVAFLPDAQSGYQFMFNADWSALKNPRAWIYALGQAFFSLSLAGSGTVVYGSYLKNDIDVINSAKYIAVFDTIAAMIASLVILPAVFAFRMDPGAGPPLMFITMPEIFKQMPGGSLFATIFFVAVFFAGITSLINLFETPIEALQSRFNFSRLKAVATIAVIAIGVGIFIESGDTIGVWMDLVSIYIIPLGAIVAAVMFYWVCGKGFPTEQIQLGREKTVWPWIEPLGKYVFCGVSIFVYIIGILLGGIG
- a CDS encoding PAS domain-containing protein, which produces MNILNQYIKLVEFLGQTLGPDYEIALHDVRDNENSIIAIANGHITGRGLGSPITSKSAQVIEKKEYLSMDFESNFNTVSSITNKLLRSSTLYIKDNNELIGILCINFDDSKYSDISKQIMELCHPHDLIGRSSFEAIDEIIPSTESDISGSSIQEVARATIDTILQGSPIPPDRLTKDEKLEIVKALDDKGLFRLKDSVQIVAKLLHSSEATIYRYLNSIKKS